The nucleotide window ATTCGATTTGGAGGACATAGGAGTGAACAAGTTCAAGCATTTCTAAAAATTCATTTAGAAAGCTTACCAAAatcactgcttcttcttcttcttccgcaAGAGAAAAACATCAGTCTCCTCGTACGCATATTCAGGGTGCAGGTGGTCACGAGGGACCTTCTCGATATCGAAAACCTCATCGCACATCTCCCAGAACTTCTTGTGCGCCTCCGGAGACCTCACCTGGTACCCGAGCAACACGACGCCGTCTTCAGACACCAGGGCTTCCATGGCGGAAATCAAGTGCTGCACCGACTCCTCGATATAAACCACGTCCGTCGCCAAAACCACGTCGAACGGCGGGTTAAGTGCCTGGATCTGATCCTTATTGTTCCAGTACAACACGGAGTGCTTCAGATTCTTGCGTAGCACGGGTTTGTTCACCTTCAGGTTGCGCTTCAGCGCCGGCATCACGGGCGAGATGTCAGTCAGGACGATGTCCGTCAGACCGAGGAGGTAGAAACCCATGCCGGCGACGCCGCAACCGGTGCCGAGCTCCACGGCGCGTTTGGAACGGAAATCCAGGAGGGGGGAGTAAGGGTTAGGGTCTGTGTTGGTGAGTGGGGACCAGCGATCGGCGAATTTGACGAGGACGAGGGAGCACGGCCAGACGGAGGTTCCTACGTGCATGGATCCGTTGTCTTGCTGGAGGGAGAGGACGGAGGTGCCGACCGGAAGCTCGATCACCGGTGAATCTGTGAACTTCATTTTCTGTCGCActtctctctgtctctctctctaCGCTTCGTTTcgctattcttctttttcttgctttttttcGTATTTATCTTTGGGCTTAATGTGGGCTGAAAGAAAGGATTTAACTATTTTGGTCTTATTTATGCCATGGGTTTGGAAATTAGATGGGTTCAGTGCGGGCCCAAATATAAACAATTTGTGGCACTACGCAAGTATTGCGGACCAAGAATTAATCCAAAACAGTATCCGAACATCAAAAAACACATAACACAATCATCAGTGTTAATCCAGAAAcggaaatatttaataactaaaataaattagcCAAAATCaactagaatttattttatttaatttttattaattattatataataattaataaaagttaaataagataatttctggttaatttttttgttttcttagcATTGCCGTTTCAGAAATTAGGACTAGAACACAGGACAAATACGGAATTAACGTTGTGCAATGAGTATTTCGTATAACCAAAATATGTCTCCTTTGAAAATGTATAAAGTTTCAGCTATTTACTTTGTGTGCGCATGTGTTACTTGCGTAGTGACTCAGATTTTGATGTTTCATGTTGATCTAACTGAGTTCGCTACGTGAAATGGAAAGCTCTTACGATTTGACTACTACTTGGTGCATGGCATGCATACTTTCTCTATTCCGTAACATATATATCCTTTCCATACACAATAATAAATTGCATCATATTTACCAGAAAGACGACTATCAAATCATTTGGTATAATCGGGAACACACAATTTTGATAACATTGTGTCCCACCAACCCACGAGACCTTGTAACCAAAAGTATAACAAAATCATATAGAGCGCCGAGTGCGGCAGTCAAAACTCAATAACATTGTTATCATCACTATCATTTCTCTTTTACTATtttacctcttttttttttctttttccttttgatcCGTATGTTATCTTTCCCTTTTCATGGATATGATGCAACCGAGTCGGTAACACTCTCATGTAAGACAGTAACTACACTCATGCATATCTACATTGTCTTCCTATATCCTCCAAAAGTTGTTTTTCGTAGCCTAATTCATTATATAGTAGAGACTAGAGATTCCATTTTCCAAATATAAAAAGATCAAGTGGTGAAACAAAGAACAAGTTAGGCGCTAAGTGAGTTTATAAACCactaaacatatatatttatagttcggataaaataattaatttaattttaatgcggTATAAGACAGTTTTACATATTGATTACGTAAATcgtgataaaaaaataaatataattaaaaaattatataaaatattttatattattagtatattaaaattaaattataaaattaaaaaaaaaagtcacatTGTTAACATAATATGTGAATGTTAAttagatttaaatttatatttgaatttaaatcaaaatgtATATATGATcacttaaaaagtaaaaattgataaaaaccTGAAATGTCTCTACTTATTATAGCAACCTTATATAACTTGGTGGAGGAGTTAATGAAAAGGGCacaataattaatttcattttaataaGAAAGAATAGAATCATGGTTTTATTATGTGAATGAATGGAAATTGTATCTTTTGAGTGTAAGTTTGACAGGGAATAGCCATAACAACAGAGAGATGAAACTATAAGCAATAATGGAATCCAAAAGCGGTTCTTATATCCTTTGCCCCCACAACTCCACAAACCCTCCCTATCCccctttattaaaaattaaaagccACCATTTTTTAAAAAGGAGTCACTAGTTAGCTAGCTTTCAGGATTCAAAGGAATATGCATGGATCTCTCTACTTTAACCCCTCCAAAATGGTTTTATAACAACAAACTTTTCAGCCTTCATCATGCACATTTCACAACTTTTCCTCCTTGCATATCTATtctatctgaattttgttattggttgagtGTTCTTTTAATTAAGTATACAAATAACATTTATATGAGATATACACTTAATCTTCATGCTGCGAGTCTCTGACTCCAACTCCATTATTCATCTCCAATATTCATGTTTATTATAATGATTCTTTTCCCTTCCATTGCGATAAAGTGAAAAACGGGAcgataaaagtaattaattaacaaaaagaaaaaagagcttCACATTTGAAtacaagataaaaattaaatcatcaAATCCAGCCAGTGATAGATGAAGGGTGGCAAATGGTTTGCACGCCAACACCGAGAAAATCCCTAGTTTGTCCCCCTGCACTGCCATCTTCATTCTGCACACGCATTCTTTTTGTAGGGGGCATTTGTGTCAAATCACCCGTAGAGCTCTCTGGCTCACTCCAACTTGAACTGTAAATCCCACAAAATTTGTTATTCCCATCTTGCCCTTGGTTATTATTGTTA belongs to Arachis duranensis cultivar V14167 chromosome 8, aradu.V14167.gnm2.J7QH, whole genome shotgun sequence and includes:
- the LOC107462244 gene encoding uncharacterized protein LOC107462244: MKFTDSPVIELPVGTSVLSLQQDNGSMHVGTSVWPCSLVLVKFADRWSPLTNTDPNPYSPLLDFRSKRAVELGTGCGVAGMGFYLLGLTDIVLTDISPVMPALKRNLKVNKPVLRKNLKHSVLYWNNKDQIQALNPPFDVVLATDVVYIEESVQHLISAMEALVSEDGVVLLGYQVRSPEAHKKFWEMCDEVFDIEKVPRDHLHPEYAYEETDVFLLRKKKKKQ